In a genomic window of Arvicanthis niloticus isolate mArvNil1 chromosome 8, mArvNil1.pat.X, whole genome shotgun sequence:
- the Zscan26 gene encoding zinc finger and SCAN domain-containing protein 26 isoform X2, producing the protein MALALDSAQKTRPTVLVGVPALHREAQEQPEYAVQKPEDRGKETRSENGKLIAGTDFCGRVESSYTMSEPIEAQCEDLSLKKYPAMPEEKTNIQCLETKERLVQNSSLIELDRAHTGERSCDSVVDQSSVAPDHQEISKEKGHPCQECGKVFQRSSHLIRHQKIHLGEKPYQCKECGKVFSQNAGLLEHLRIHTGEKPYLCIHCGKNFRRSSHLNRHQKIHSQDEPRECKECGKTFSRALFLTHHQRVHGRSKRHHCNECGKAFSLTSDLIRHHRIHTGEKPFKCNVCQKAFRLNSHLDQHVRIHNEEKPYKCSECNEAFRQKSGLFQHQRHHHKSKLA; encoded by the exons ATGGCACTGGCCTTG GACTCAGCCCAAAAAACCAGACCGACTGTGTTGGTTGGAGTGCCAGCCCTTCACAGAGAAGCACAGGAGCAGCCTGAGTATGCAGTTCAGAAGCCTGAGGACAGAG GTAAAGAGACAAGGAGTGAGAATGGGAAGCTCATTGCAGGGACAGACTTTTGTGGAAGAGTGGAATCATCTTATACAATGTCTGAACCCATCGAGGCCCAGTGTGAGGACCTAAGCTTGAAAAAGTATCCAGCCATGCCTGAGGAGAAAACTAACATCCAATGCTTGGAAACTAAGGAGAGACTTGTTCAGAACTCAAGCCTGATTGAACTTGACAGGGCACATACAGGAGAAAGGTCCTGTGACTCCGTAGTGGATCAGAGTTCTGTTGCTCCTGACCATCAGGAAATCTCGAAAGAGAAAGGTCACCCCTGCCAAGAGTGTGGGAAAGTCTTTCAGAGAAGTTCACACCTCATCAGACATCAGAAAATCCATCTTGGTGAGAAGCCTTACCAGTGCAAAGAGTGTGGAAAAGTCTTTAGCCAGAATGCAGGTCTTTTGGAGCATCTCAGGATCCATACTGGAGAAAAGCCCTATCTGTGTATCCATTGTGGAAAGAACTTCAGGCGAAGCTCTCATCTTAATCGACACCAAAAAATTCACAGTCAAGATGAGCCCCGAGAATGCAAGGAGTGTGGGAAAACCTTTAGTCGGGCCCTCTTCCTCACCCACCATCAAAGAGTCCATGGTCGTTCCAAAAGACATCACTGTAacgagtgtgggaaagccttcagttTGACCTCCGACCTTATTCGACATCACAGGattcacactggagaaaaacctttcAAATGTAACGTGTGTCAGAAAGCTTTCCGTCTAAATTCACACCTGGATCAGCATGTCAGAATCCACAATGAAGAAAAACCCTACAAGTGTAGTGAATGCAATGAAGCCTTCAGGCAGAAGTCTGGTCTCTTTCAGCATCAGAGACATCACCATAAAAGCAAACTGGCTTGA
- the Zscan26 gene encoding zinc finger and SCAN domain-containing protein 26 isoform X1, which translates to MALALIHPNKRAYSLAPLNLKEELQGFKVQGDRKGVGQEPLCKQFRQLRYEESTGPREVLRRLRELCRQWLRPETHSKEQILELLVLEQFLTILPRDLQVQVLEHHPETGEELVGILEDLQLDRGKAEEQKDSAQKTRPTVLVGVPALHREAQEQPEYAVQKPEDRGKETRSENGKLIAGTDFCGRVESSYTMSEPIEAQCEDLSLKKYPAMPEEKTNIQCLETKERLVQNSSLIELDRAHTGERSCDSVVDQSSVAPDHQEISKEKGHPCQECGKVFQRSSHLIRHQKIHLGEKPYQCKECGKVFSQNAGLLEHLRIHTGEKPYLCIHCGKNFRRSSHLNRHQKIHSQDEPRECKECGKTFSRALFLTHHQRVHGRSKRHHCNECGKAFSLTSDLIRHHRIHTGEKPFKCNVCQKAFRLNSHLDQHVRIHNEEKPYKCSECNEAFRQKSGLFQHQRHHHKSKLA; encoded by the exons ATGGCACTGGCCTTG atccaccctAACAAGCGTGCATACTCTTTGGCTCCCCTGAATCTGAAGGAGGAGCTTCAG GGATTCAAAGTTCAAGGGGACAGAAAAGGCGTTGGGCAGGAGCCATTGTGCAAACAGTTCAGGCAGCTGCGCTATGAGGAAAGCACTGGACCTCGAGAGGTTTTACGCCGCCTCAGGGAGCTCTGCAGACAGTGGCTGCGGCCTGAGACCCACAGCAAGGAGCAGATCCTGGAGCTGCTGGTACTGGAGCAGTTCCTGACCATCCTGCCAAGAGATCTGCAGGTCCAGGTGCTCGAGCACCACCCAGAGACTGGGGAGGAACTGGTGGGAATACTGGAAGATTTGCAGCTGGACCGTGGAAAAGCAGAAGAGCAGAAG GACTCAGCCCAAAAAACCAGACCGACTGTGTTGGTTGGAGTGCCAGCCCTTCACAGAGAAGCACAGGAGCAGCCTGAGTATGCAGTTCAGAAGCCTGAGGACAGAG GTAAAGAGACAAGGAGTGAGAATGGGAAGCTCATTGCAGGGACAGACTTTTGTGGAAGAGTGGAATCATCTTATACAATGTCTGAACCCATCGAGGCCCAGTGTGAGGACCTAAGCTTGAAAAAGTATCCAGCCATGCCTGAGGAGAAAACTAACATCCAATGCTTGGAAACTAAGGAGAGACTTGTTCAGAACTCAAGCCTGATTGAACTTGACAGGGCACATACAGGAGAAAGGTCCTGTGACTCCGTAGTGGATCAGAGTTCTGTTGCTCCTGACCATCAGGAAATCTCGAAAGAGAAAGGTCACCCCTGCCAAGAGTGTGGGAAAGTCTTTCAGAGAAGTTCACACCTCATCAGACATCAGAAAATCCATCTTGGTGAGAAGCCTTACCAGTGCAAAGAGTGTGGAAAAGTCTTTAGCCAGAATGCAGGTCTTTTGGAGCATCTCAGGATCCATACTGGAGAAAAGCCCTATCTGTGTATCCATTGTGGAAAGAACTTCAGGCGAAGCTCTCATCTTAATCGACACCAAAAAATTCACAGTCAAGATGAGCCCCGAGAATGCAAGGAGTGTGGGAAAACCTTTAGTCGGGCCCTCTTCCTCACCCACCATCAAAGAGTCCATGGTCGTTCCAAAAGACATCACTGTAacgagtgtgggaaagccttcagttTGACCTCCGACCTTATTCGACATCACAGGattcacactggagaaaaacctttcAAATGTAACGTGTGTCAGAAAGCTTTCCGTCTAAATTCACACCTGGATCAGCATGTCAGAATCCACAATGAAGAAAAACCCTACAAGTGTAGTGAATGCAATGAAGCCTTCAGGCAGAAGTCTGGTCTCTTTCAGCATCAGAGACATCACCATAAAAGCAAACTGGCTTGA